The nucleotide sequence GGCTGCGCGCACCGAGTCGTGGCGCTCGCGCGTCGTCTCCACGGAGGCGAAGGCGACGTTGAACTCGTCGGCGTGGCGCGCCGCGAGGCCGGCGTTGCGGGGACCGCCGCGCCCGCCCATGATGAGCGGCGGTCGGGGGCGCTGCGCCGGGCGGAGCGGATCCGCCTCGAGGCGCACGTGCACGGTGTGGCCGGCGTGCTCGAAGACGGCGCCGGGCGCCGCGGACCAGACGCCCTCGAGGATCGCGAGCTGGTCCTCCAGCAGGTCGTACCGGGCGGCGGGGGAGGGGAAGGCAAGGCCGTAGGCCTCGTGCTCGGCCTCGTACCAGCCGGCGCCGAGGCCAATCTCGAGGCGTCCCGAGCTCATGTGGTCGACCTGCGCGGCGATCGCGGGGAAGGTGCCGATCGCCCGGAAGGTGACCGGGGTGACGAGGGTCCCGAGGCGGATCGTGGTCGTGTCGCGCGCGAGGCCGGCGAGGGTCGTCCAGGCGTCGGTGTACTCGGGGAGGCCGCTCGCCGAGCCCATCTTCAAGAAGTGGTCGGAGCGGAAGAAGGCGCTGAAGCCGAGGCGTTCGGCGGCGAGGGCGACGGCGAGAAGGTCCGCGTAGGAGGCGCCCTGCTGGGGCTCGGTGAAGATGCGCAGGTCCATGGCCCACGCTACCGCCGCGTGCGCGGCAGGGTCGGGGCGGCGGTGGCGTCGCGCCGACCGCGCTCCGCCTGGTAGCCGGGGCACGCCCCAGTAGGGGGCGGTCAGTGGTCGGCGCGCAGCACCTCGCGGATCCGCACCCGCTGCCCGGTCCGCAGGATCGCCCGCCGGTAGATCCCCGCGGCCACCTGCGCGACGCCGACCGTGGCCGCGAGGGAGAGCGCGACCGCGAGGAGGAAGCCCCACCACGTCGCCTGGCCGAGGCCGACCAGCACGGGCATCGCGAACGGCGCCGTCGGTGGCAGGTAGGCGAGCACCTTGAAGAACGTCGAGGCGTTGCCCGAGGAGGCCGTCGTGATCGAGACGATGTAGCCGAAGAGCATCGGCAGGGCGAGGGGGAAGCTCATGCTCTGCAGCTGGGACTGGCGCTCGGTCAGCGAGCCGGCGGCGGCATAGACCCAGCAGTAGAAGGCGTAGCCGAGCACCAGCCAGGCGAGCGAGCTCACGAGGTCGAGCGGCGCCGCCCCCTTCAAGATGTCGGAGCCGAAGATCTTCGCGAGCACGAGCGCGAAGCCGACGACGACGGTCGCCTGCGCGAGGGCGGCGGCGCCGATGCCGAGGACCTTCCCGGTGAGCAGGTGGATCGCCCGCACCGTCGCGAGCAGCACCTCGACCACGCGGCTCGACTTCTCCTCGGCGACACCGATCAGGATCCACGCGCTGTACTGCGAGAGCAGCACGAACAACAGGATCAGCCCGATGATCGTCGTCGCGTGCACCTCAGCCGGCCTCGCGGCCGCCTCCAGCCCCGTCACGGGGATCCGGACGGGATGGGTGAGGCGGGCGAGCTGCGCGGGTGAGAGCTGCGCGGCGTTCAGGGTGGCGCGCGTGCTGAGGGTCGTCGCCAGCGCGTGCGCGAGCTGCGCGTCGTCGGAGCTGTCCGTCGCGGAGATCCCCTGCTGGACGACGATCCGCCGGCCGTCGACGATCATCGCGTCGAGCGTCCCGGCGCGCAGCGCCGCCTCGGCCGTCGCGAGGCTCGGCTCGGCGACGACGTGTGCGGTGAGCGGGACCTCGCGCGCCGCCGCGGTGATCGCGCTGCGCAGCGGAGCGTCGAGCGTGCCGATCACCCCGACGCCCGCCCGCGCCGGCGCCGAGCTCGACTTGTTGAGCGCCGGGATGATCACTGCGGCCGCGACGGCGGCGAGGATGACGAGCGTGCCCACCCGGTAGATCCGGCCCCGCGTCCGCTCGCGGAACTCGCGCGCGGCGACGAGGCCGACGTCGCCGAGGTGGGTCTCGACGAAGCGACGCGCCGCCGACGGGCCCCGCGGCGCCTTGGTGGGACGCTCGCCGCGGCAAAGGTGGCGCAGGGCGCGCGCGACGAGCAGCACGGCCAGCACGGCGAGCGGGATCAGCCGTTTCATGCGAGCGCCTCACGGAAGACCTCGGAGAGGCGCCGACGCTCGAAGCGGAACTCCGTCACCGCGCCCGCGCGCTCGGCCGCGTGCAGCACCTGCTGGCTGTCTGCGCCCTCGGCGAGGACGAGGCGCGCCGCGCCGCCGGCGACCTCCGAGACGGTGACGCCGGGCAGCTGCCGGGCCCATCTCGCCTCCCGGTCGCCCTCCACCCGGACGACGAGGCGGTTGCCGCCCCCGGTCTCGAGCTCGTCGACACCGCCGCTCGCGACGAGACGGCCGTGGTCGATGATGATCACCGACTCGCAGAGGTCCTCCACCTGGTCGAGCTGGTGGCTGGAGAAGAGCACGCCGCTCCCGGCGCGCGCCTGCTCGCTGAGGACGCCGCCGATCGCATCGATTCCGGTCGGGTCGAGGCCCGCGAGCGGCTCGTCGAGGACGATGAGCTCGGGCTCGTGCACGAGCGCGGCGGCGAGCTGCACGCGCTGCTGGTTCCCGTGCGAGAGGGCGTCGACCCTGCTCGTCGCGCGGTCCGCGATCCCGAGGCGCTCGAGCCATCGACCACTCGCCGCCGCTGCAGCCTGGCTGTCCATCCCGTGCAGCCGTCCGAGGTACTCGACCTGCTCGCGGACGAGCATGTTCGGGTAGAGGCCGCGCTCCTCGGGCATGTAGCCGAAGCGCCGCCGCTCGCGCTGGCCGATCGCCGCGCCGTTCCAGAGGACCTCTCCCCGGTCGGCCTCGACGAGGCCGAAGATCACCCGCATCGTCGTCGTCTTGCCGGCGCCGTTCGGTCCGAGGAAGCCGACGACCTGACCCGAGGGGACCTCGAAGGTGAGGTCGTCGAGGGCGGTGAGGTCACCGTAGCGCCTCGTCAGGCCGCGTACCTCGAGCTGCGCGCTCACCGACGTACGCTGCGGGGCAACCTCGCACACGGTGGGGCCGCGGCGGGGGGCGTTTCCGCCGGGCGCGCGGCGGGGACGGCCCCCCTGCTTCCCGAGCCGACGGTCGCCCCGCGGCCGGCGCGGGCGCGTGCTCCGCGGAGCGGGCCGGCGGCGGCGGCGGTGCG is from Acidimicrobiales bacterium and encodes:
- a CDS encoding LLM class flavin-dependent oxidoreductase translates to MDLRIFTEPQQGASYADLLAVALAAERLGFSAFFRSDHFLKMGSASGLPEYTDAWTTLAGLARDTTTIRLGTLVTPVTFRAIGTFPAIAAQVDHMSSGRLEIGLGAGWYEAEHEAYGLAFPSPAARYDLLEDQLAILEGVWSAAPGAVFEHAGHTVHVRLEADPLRPAQRPRPPLIMGGRGGPRNAGLAARHADEFNVAFASVETTRERHDSVRAACAAARRDPASMVWSVGQVLCCGENESEVARRAAAIGRDPKELREKGLAGTPDEIVDRLGTFTEAGSSRCYLQVLDLSDLDHLQLVAERVAPALT
- a CDS encoding ABC transporter permease, which gives rise to MKRLIPLAVLAVLLVARALRHLCRGERPTKAPRGPSAARRFVETHLGDVGLVAAREFRERTRGRIYRVGTLVILAAVAAAVIIPALNKSSSAPARAGVGVIGTLDAPLRSAITAAAREVPLTAHVVAEPSLATAEAALRAGTLDAMIVDGRRIVVQQGISATDSSDDAQLAHALATTLSTRATLNAAQLSPAQLARLTHPVRIPVTGLEAAARPAEVHATTIIGLILLFVLLSQYSAWILIGVAEEKSSRVVEVLLATVRAIHLLTGKVLGIGAAALAQATVVVGFALVLAKIFGSDILKGAAPLDLVSSLAWLVLGYAFYCWVYAAAGSLTERQSQLQSMSFPLALPMLFGYIVSITTASSGNASTFFKVLAYLPPTAPFAMPVLVGLGQATWWGFLLAVALSLAATVGVAQVAAGIYRRAILRTGQRVRIREVLRADH
- a CDS encoding ATP-binding cassette domain-containing protein, with the protein product MSAQLEVRGLTRRYGDLTALDDLTFEVPSGQVVGFLGPNGAGKTTTMRVIFGLVEADRGEVLWNGAAIGQRERRRFGYMPEERGLYPNMLVREQVEYLGRLHGMDSQAAAAASGRWLERLGIADRATSRVDALSHGNQQRVQLAAALVHEPELIVLDEPLAGLDPTGIDAIGGVLSEQARAGSGVLFSSHQLDQVEDLCESVIIIDHGRLVASGGVDELETGGGNRLVVRVEGDREARWARQLPGVTVSEVAGGAARLVLAEGADSQQVLHAAERAGAVTEFRFERRRLSEVFREALA